In Hwangdonia lutea, a single window of DNA contains:
- a CDS encoding RagB/SusD family nutrient uptake outer membrane protein, translating to MKNLKYIIITICFVGFLNSCSDDFINVDNKEVLTEESFWQTEDHAMQALTAAYGAMQSASGSKWAFFEEIYTSLAYRADDVTNNTAETYGRSLASFSNTTEESGPYNVWQASYAGIGRANQILQQVPDMEALSADTKKGLIAEAKFLRAYYYFWLVTGFENVPLVTTFSGELENLFPSQAAPSEVWAQIETDLGEAEADLPTSYPSEWKGRATQGAAKALLGKVYLFQEKWGQAETKLQEVTGMGYALLPNYADNFNGLAENGSESIFEIQFSGDRSNGNDERQVLNFQVSPYAFGGWELFYPSQWLVDEMKTDVNAGGDISNRVYESIFFDDPNSEMYSRDSGQNETYASVAADLNHPKYFKKYAFNADENFYNGTNISVIRYADVLLMYAEALNENDKTALAIDQVNMVRQRGGAIDLGVMTKDELRMQIRHHERPVELAMEFGIRWFDLYRWQRGNTATESIKTTLENHNKPFAENFQDKHIVFPIPLQEININTNLNPNPGW from the coding sequence ATGAAAAATTTAAAATATATAATTATAACAATATGCTTTGTCGGTTTTTTAAATTCATGTAGCGATGATTTTATTAATGTTGACAACAAAGAAGTATTAACTGAAGAAAGTTTTTGGCAAACCGAAGACCATGCTATGCAAGCTCTAACGGCTGCTTATGGCGCCATGCAAAGTGCGAGCGGAAGTAAATGGGCCTTTTTTGAGGAAATCTACACCTCTTTGGCATACAGAGCAGACGATGTTACCAATAATACCGCCGAAACCTACGGGCGTTCTTTGGCAAGTTTTTCTAACACAACCGAAGAAAGCGGCCCATACAATGTGTGGCAAGCTAGTTATGCGGGCATTGGTCGCGCCAATCAAATATTACAACAAGTTCCTGACATGGAAGCGCTTTCTGCAGATACCAAAAAAGGACTTATTGCTGAGGCTAAATTTTTAAGAGCTTACTACTATTTTTGGCTGGTAACGGGTTTTGAAAACGTACCGCTTGTTACCACATTTAGTGGCGAATTGGAAAATTTATTTCCAAGTCAAGCAGCACCTTCCGAAGTATGGGCGCAAATAGAAACCGATTTAGGTGAAGCCGAAGCTGATTTACCAACAAGTTATCCTTCAGAATGGAAAGGTAGAGCCACACAGGGGGCTGCAAAAGCGCTTTTAGGTAAAGTCTATTTGTTTCAGGAAAAATGGGGGCAAGCTGAAACTAAATTACAAGAAGTTACGGGCATGGGCTATGCATTATTGCCAAATTATGCCGATAATTTTAACGGATTAGCCGAAAACGGCAGTGAAAGTATTTTCGAAATCCAGTTTTCTGGAGACCGTTCAAATGGGAATGACGAGCGCCAAGTTTTAAACTTTCAGGTATCGCCTTATGCCTTTGGTGGTTGGGAATTGTTTTATCCATCCCAATGGTTGGTTGACGAAATGAAAACAGATGTAAACGCTGGTGGCGATATTAGTAACAGGGTTTACGAAAGTATTTTCTTTGATGATCCAAACTCTGAAATGTACAGTAGAGATTCCGGGCAAAATGAGACTTATGCCAGTGTTGCGGCTGATTTAAACCATCCTAAATACTTTAAAAAATACGCCTTTAATGCCGATGAGAATTTCTATAACGGTACAAATATCTCGGTAATCCGATATGCCGATGTGTTACTAATGTATGCCGAAGCCCTAAATGAAAATGACAAAACAGCATTAGCCATCGATCAGGTTAACATGGTAAGACAACGTGGTGGGGCTATAGATTTGGGCGTAATGACAAAGGATGAGTTACGTATGCAAATCCGCCATCATGAACGTCCTGTGGAACTTGCTATGGAATTTGGCATACGTTGGTTCGATTTGTACCGATGGCAACGTGGTAATACGGCAACAGAATCCATTAAAACCACTTTGGAAAATCATAACAAACCCTTTGCAGAGAATTTTCAAGACAAACACATTGTGTTCCCTATTCCCTTGCAAGAAATAAATATAAACACCAATCTGAACCCAAATCCAGGGTGGTAA